One part of the Lotus japonicus ecotype B-129 chromosome 2, LjGifu_v1.2 genome encodes these proteins:
- the LOC130738243 gene encoding pentatricopeptide repeat-containing protein At1g62930, chloroplastic-like isoform X2, which yields MSVSSLRRCLPNPTFLLSFSSFHSHTSLPPSTHNVDDSVSLFHRLLQMRHTPSIIEFGKVLTSLMKAKHYSTAISLSHQMEFRGIMPDIFTLNILINCYCHLGQISFAFSVLAKILKRGYKPNTITFNTLIKGLCLNGQVKRALQFHDKLLAQGIQLNQVSYGTLINGLCKMGETRAALRLLRQIEGKLVQPNVVMYNTIIDSLCKDKLVSEACDLYSEMVLKRISPDAVTYNALIYGFCIVGQLKEAVGLLNEMVLKNINPNVYTFNILVDGLCKEGKVKEAKNMLAVMMKEGVKPGIFTYNSIMDGYCLVKKVNKAKDEFNSMSQRGVAPDIWSYSIMINGCCKSSMVHEALDLFEEMHSKNLIPDTVTYSCLIDGLCKVGRISCAWELVGKMHDRDQQADIITYNSLLDALCKNHHVDKAITLLERVKDKGVQPDMYTYNIIIDGLCKSGRLKDAQEVFQELLIKGYQLNVVTYNIMINGLCIESLSDEALALQSKMEDNGCVSDAVTYETIIRVLFRKNENDKAQKLLHEMIARGLLKIEVK from the coding sequence ATGTCAGTTTCAAGCTTGAGGAGGTGTCTTCCAAATCCaacttttcttctttcctttTCATCCTTTCACTCTCATACTTCTTTGCCCCCTTCTACTCACAATGTTGATGattctgtgtctttgttccaccGCTTGCTCCAAATGCGTCATACTCCATCAATCATCGAATTTGGTAAGGTTCTAACATCCCTCATGAAGGCGAAGCATTACTCCACCGCCATATCCCTTTCTCACCAAATGGAATTTAGGGGAATCATGCCTGACATCTTTACTCTCAACATCTTAATCAACTGTTACTGCCACCTAGGTCAAATCTCTTTTGCCTTTTCTGTTTTGGCCAAGATTCTCAAGAGGGGTTATAAGCCAAATACAATCACCTTCAATACCCTCATTAAAGGTCTCTGTCTTAATGGCCAGGTTAAGAGAGCACTGCAATTTCATGACAAACTACTAGCACAAGGAATTCAATTGAACCAAGTCAGTTATGGGACCTTGATCAATGGGTTGTGTAAAATGGGTGAAACAAGAGCTGCCTTGCGGTTGCTGAGACAGATTGAAGGGAAATTAGTTCAGCCTAATGTGGTCATGTACAACACCATCATTGATAGCCTCTGTAAAGATAAACTTGTAAGTGAAGCTTGCGATTTATATTCGGAAATGGTACTCAAGAGAATTTCTCCTGATGCTGTCACTTACAATGCTCTAATTTATGGCTTTTGCATTGTGGGTCAATTGAAAGAAGCAGTTGGTTTGCTAAATGAAATGGTGTTGAAAAACATCAACCCAAATGTTTATACCTTTAATATACTAGTTGATGGGTTATGTAAGGAAGGAAAGGTGAAAGAGGCTAAAAATATGTTAGCTGTGATGATGAAAGAAGGTGTAAAGCCTGGTATTTTCACTTACAATTCTATCATGGATGGGTATTGCCTAGTTAAAAAAGTGAACAAGGCTAAAGATGAATTCAACTCTATGAGCCAAAGGGGAGTCGCTCCTGATATTTGGAGCTACAGTATCATGATTAATGGATGCTGTAAGAGTAGTATGGTGCATGAAGCTCTGGATCTCTTTGAGGAAATGCATTCCAAAAATCTGATTCCTGATACAGTAACTTACAGCTGCCTTATTGATGGTCTGTGCAAAGTAGGGAGAATATCTTGTGCTTGGGAGCTTGTTGGTAAAATGCACGACAGAGATCAACAGGCTGATATAATCACTTACAATTCTTTATTAGATGCTCTATGCAAGAATCATCATGTTGACAAGGCAATTACATTACTTGAGAGAGTTAAAGACAAGGGCGTTCAACCAGATATGTACACATACAATATAATTATTGATGGACTATGCAAAAGTGGAAGACTAAAGGATGCACAAGAGGTTTTTCAGGAGCTTTTGATTAAAGGCTATCAGCTAAATGTTGTGACATATAATATAATGATCAATGGGCTTTGTATAGAGAGTTTGTCCGATGAAGCACTGGCCTTGCAATCAAAAATGGAAGACAATGGCTGTGTTTCTGATGCTGTAACTTATGAAACAATTATTCGGGTTCTCTTTAGAAAAAATGAGAATGATAAAGCACAGAAACTTCTTCATGAGATGATTGCTAGAGGTCTGCTTAAGATTGAAGTCAAGTGA
- the LOC130738243 gene encoding pentatricopeptide repeat-containing protein At1g63330-like isoform X1: MSVSSLRRCLPNPTFLLSFSSFHSHTSLPPSTHNVDDSVSLFHRLLQMRHTPSIIEFGKVLTSLMKAKHYSTAISLSHQMEFRGIMPDIFTLNILINCYCHLGQISFAFSVLAKILKRGYKPNTITFNTLIKGLCLNGQVKRALQFHDKLLAQGIQLNQVSYGTLINGLCKMGETRAALRLLRQIEGKLVQPNVVMYNTIIDSLCKDKLVSEACDLYSEMVLKRISPDAVTYNALIYGFCIVGQLKEAVGLLNEMVLKNINPNVYTFNILVDGLCKEGKVKEAKNMLAVMMKEGVKPGIFTYNSIMDGYCLVKKVNKAKDEFNSMSQRGVAPDIWSYSIMINGCCKSSMVHEALDLFEEMHSKNLIPDTVTYSCLIDGLCKVGRISCAWELVGKMHDRDQQADIITYNSLLDALCKNHHVDKAITLLERVKDKGVQPDMYTYNIIIDGLCKSGRLKDAQEVFQELLIKGYQLNVVTYNIMINGLCIESLSDEALALQSKMEDNGCVSDAVTYETIIRVLFRKNENDKAQKLLHEMIARGLLKIEVKMLYFHCLQLQWHFPNLFEDIWVFFTLLQLDMPPFLFKSFLQMGHQGSLKAT, from the exons ATGTCAGTTTCAAGCTTGAGGAGGTGTCTTCCAAATCCaacttttcttctttcctttTCATCCTTTCACTCTCATACTTCTTTGCCCCCTTCTACTCACAATGTTGATGattctgtgtctttgttccaccGCTTGCTCCAAATGCGTCATACTCCATCAATCATCGAATTTGGTAAGGTTCTAACATCCCTCATGAAGGCGAAGCATTACTCCACCGCCATATCCCTTTCTCACCAAATGGAATTTAGGGGAATCATGCCTGACATCTTTACTCTCAACATCTTAATCAACTGTTACTGCCACCTAGGTCAAATCTCTTTTGCCTTTTCTGTTTTGGCCAAGATTCTCAAGAGGGGTTATAAGCCAAATACAATCACCTTCAATACCCTCATTAAAGGTCTCTGTCTTAATGGCCAGGTTAAGAGAGCACTGCAATTTCATGACAAACTACTAGCACAAGGAATTCAATTGAACCAAGTCAGTTATGGGACCTTGATCAATGGGTTGTGTAAAATGGGTGAAACAAGAGCTGCCTTGCGGTTGCTGAGACAGATTGAAGGGAAATTAGTTCAGCCTAATGTGGTCATGTACAACACCATCATTGATAGCCTCTGTAAAGATAAACTTGTAAGTGAAGCTTGCGATTTATATTCGGAAATGGTACTCAAGAGAATTTCTCCTGATGCTGTCACTTACAATGCTCTAATTTATGGCTTTTGCATTGTGGGTCAATTGAAAGAAGCAGTTGGTTTGCTAAATGAAATGGTGTTGAAAAACATCAACCCAAATGTTTATACCTTTAATATACTAGTTGATGGGTTATGTAAGGAAGGAAAGGTGAAAGAGGCTAAAAATATGTTAGCTGTGATGATGAAAGAAGGTGTAAAGCCTGGTATTTTCACTTACAATTCTATCATGGATGGGTATTGCCTAGTTAAAAAAGTGAACAAGGCTAAAGATGAATTCAACTCTATGAGCCAAAGGGGAGTCGCTCCTGATATTTGGAGCTACAGTATCATGATTAATGGATGCTGTAAGAGTAGTATGGTGCATGAAGCTCTGGATCTCTTTGAGGAAATGCATTCCAAAAATCTGATTCCTGATACAGTAACTTACAGCTGCCTTATTGATGGTCTGTGCAAAGTAGGGAGAATATCTTGTGCTTGGGAGCTTGTTGGTAAAATGCACGACAGAGATCAACAGGCTGATATAATCACTTACAATTCTTTATTAGATGCTCTATGCAAGAATCATCATGTTGACAAGGCAATTACATTACTTGAGAGAGTTAAAGACAAGGGCGTTCAACCAGATATGTACACATACAATATAATTATTGATGGACTATGCAAAAGTGGAAGACTAAAGGATGCACAAGAGGTTTTTCAGGAGCTTTTGATTAAAGGCTATCAGCTAAATGTTGTGACATATAATATAATGATCAATGGGCTTTGTATAGAGAGTTTGTCCGATGAAGCACTGGCCTTGCAATCAAAAATGGAAGACAATGGCTGTGTTTCTGATGCTGTAACTTATGAAACAATTATTCGGGTTCTCTTTAGAAAAAATGAGAATGATAAAGCACAGAAACTTCTTCATGAGATGATTGCTAGAGGTCTGCTTAAGATTGAAGTCAA GATGTTGTACTTCCATTGTTTACAGCTGCAATGGCACTTCCCCAATCTATTCGAGGATATTTGGGTGTTCTTTACACTGCTGCAGCTAGATATGCCCCCTTTTCTTTTTAAGTCCTTTCTTCAAATGGGGCATCAAGGTTCTCTTAAGGCCACATAA